In Mariluticola halotolerans, one DNA window encodes the following:
- a CDS encoding mandelate racemase/muconate lactonizing enzyme family protein, whose translation MNDTYADGKDIIRITGVKLTTLQTRRRTGAVSSHMILELSTDAGIVGLGEISDVDCYRMYMPDPEAVRVGIEKVALGQNAFEIAALHERLLAYMPSYFRYANTYPPFTPASQIAAGVEMAFYDIIGKAFGTPVYNLLGGKQRDDFEITYPVFQAKKESDTERYLGYMDELVAEGVTRFRYYVGVDFEQDEKFLIAFRDRFGDAVQLKALDFQGHHHWKETLRIYDRFKQYGFELLESPCWAEDYEGMAELRKRVEVDISEHISSLAQAMRMIRAGAVDVFNITIQSGGMYQAKKLFDLAEAAGLKCLISTTQELSIGTAANAHLGAVVPQLHYAGDPVGPLLYVEDVVTETLKYEGTRLIIPTAPGLGFTLDQDKLEALKAPLVEWDRPAHGANYVSQ comes from the coding sequence ATGAACGACACATATGCTGACGGCAAAGACATCATCCGTATCACCGGCGTCAAACTGACGACTTTGCAGACCCGCCGCCGTACGGGTGCTGTCAGCTCCCATATGATCCTGGAATTGAGCACTGATGCCGGGATTGTTGGTCTTGGTGAAATCTCGGATGTGGATTGCTACCGCATGTACATGCCGGACCCCGAGGCGGTCCGTGTTGGTATCGAGAAAGTTGCACTGGGACAAAATGCCTTCGAGATCGCGGCGCTACACGAGCGTTTGCTGGCCTATATGCCGTCCTATTTCCGTTACGCGAATACCTATCCGCCGTTCACCCCGGCATCGCAGATCGCGGCGGGTGTCGAGATGGCCTTTTATGACATCATCGGCAAGGCGTTTGGGACGCCCGTCTACAACTTGCTGGGTGGCAAACAGCGTGATGACTTTGAGATCACCTATCCGGTGTTTCAGGCCAAAAAAGAGTCCGACACTGAACGTTATCTTGGCTACATGGATGAACTGGTTGCCGAGGGGGTGACACGCTTCCGCTACTATGTCGGTGTGGACTTTGAGCAGGACGAAAAGTTTCTCATCGCCTTTCGTGACAGGTTTGGTGACGCCGTTCAGCTCAAGGCGCTGGATTTTCAGGGTCATCATCACTGGAAAGAGACTCTGCGGATCTATGACCGGTTCAAGCAATATGGCTTCGAGTTGCTGGAAAGCCCTTGTTGGGCTGAAGACTATGAGGGCATGGCAGAGCTCCGCAAACGCGTTGAGGTGGATATTTCAGAGCATATATCCAGCCTTGCCCAGGCGATGCGCATGATCCGTGCTGGCGCTGTTGATGTTTTCAATATCACCATTCAGTCGGGCGGCATGTACCAGGCCAAGAAGTTGTTTGATCTCGCCGAAGCGGCGGGCCTCAAATGTCTGATCAGCACCACCCAGGAGTTGAGCATCGGCACCGCGGCAAACGCTCATCTTGGCGCGGTCGTGCCACAGCTCCATTACGCTGGCGACCCTGTCGGGCCCTTGCTTTACGTGGAAGATGTGGTGACCGAGACACTCAAATATGAGGGCACACGTCTGATCATTCCGACAGCGCCTGGTCTCGGATTTACGCTGGATCAAGACAAGCTGGAAGCCTTGAAAGCACCATTGGTGGAATGGGACCGGCCAGCACACGGTGCCAATTACGTATCGCAATAA
- a CDS encoding cupin domain-containing protein — translation MERGLGALRTFNVIDTLAGHPPRTNFNMFRLDGAYNMRIARVEGRFPWHRHTNGDEGWLVLKGRLRIDVEGEESQEMGALEGTMIPKGLVHSPIALEEDTVVAVFNIDKFAHEYVEPEPDLQAFNETDVK, via the coding sequence ATGGAACGTGGCCTCGGTGCCCTGCGCACTTTCAATGTAATAGACACGCTTGCCGGGCACCCGCCGCGGACCAACTTCAACATGTTTCGTCTTGATGGCGCTTACAACATGCGCATTGCGCGGGTAGAGGGGCGTTTTCCCTGGCACCGCCACACAAATGGTGATGAGGGCTGGCTCGTCTTGAAGGGGCGCTTGCGTATCGATGTTGAAGGCGAGGAATCCCAGGAAATGGGAGCTCTTGAGGGCACGATGATCCCAAAAGGATTGGTGCATTCTCCCATCGCGCTTGAGGAAGACACCGTGGTGGCCGTGTTCAATATAGACAAGTTTGCACATGAATATGTTGAGCCGGAGCCGGATTTGCAGGCGTTCAACGAGACGGACGTGAAATAG
- a CDS encoding tripartite tricarboxylate transporter substrate binding protein: MCREIRDLKEESNMHKLLKACVISAGMLMPGVALAQVDYPVDTIRLFVPANPGGGTDAGARLFAEYFQKHSDATVAIVNQASGGGVVAAQTVVNGAKDGSDLFFFHAALHTANLFGQSPFSWDSFKPLATSSEINEVYAVRADAPFSTIAELVAYAQEHPDELNVGSQLGGTTQVKGEALNAAAGGKMRIVDAGTESDRITTLLGGQVEVISMSVANAKQYVADGQMKVLALLNENPDPLAPEFPTTVSQGVDISLPLVMTIYGPIDVDEAVVTAFDKTIAEMRNDPDFAAALAKQSQAPALRGPAEAAAFLEKEQSMIAGLLGK; the protein is encoded by the coding sequence TTGTGTCGGGAAATCCGAGACTTAAAGGAGGAGAGCAATATGCATAAACTTTTGAAGGCCTGCGTTATTTCGGCAGGCATGTTAATGCCAGGGGTGGCCTTGGCCCAAGTCGACTACCCGGTGGATACGATACGTCTGTTCGTGCCCGCCAATCCTGGTGGCGGTACCGATGCGGGCGCGCGTTTGTTTGCGGAGTATTTTCAAAAACACAGTGATGCGACTGTGGCGATCGTCAATCAGGCTTCCGGTGGTGGTGTTGTTGCCGCGCAGACGGTGGTGAACGGCGCCAAGGATGGCAGCGACCTGTTCTTTTTTCACGCTGCGTTGCATACGGCGAACCTTTTTGGACAGTCGCCATTTTCCTGGGATTCGTTCAAGCCGCTTGCCACTTCCTCGGAAATCAACGAGGTCTATGCTGTGCGGGCCGACGCGCCGTTCAGCACAATTGCCGAACTGGTTGCCTATGCGCAGGAACATCCTGACGAGTTGAACGTGGGTTCCCAGCTTGGTGGTACAACCCAGGTCAAGGGTGAGGCCCTTAACGCGGCAGCGGGCGGCAAGATGCGCATCGTTGATGCCGGCACAGAGTCCGACCGCATCACCACATTGCTTGGTGGCCAGGTAGAAGTCATTTCGATGAGCGTCGCCAATGCCAAGCAATATGTTGCTGATGGTCAGATGAAGGTTCTGGCACTGCTTAATGAAAATCCGGACCCGCTCGCACCGGAATTCCCGACGACGGTCTCGCAGGGGGTTGATATTTCACTCCCGTTGGTGATGACAATCTACGGGCCAATTGATGTGGACGAAGCAGTTGTGACCGCATTCGACAAAACCATTGCTGAAATGCGCAATGACCCCGATTTTGCAGCCGCGCTGGCGAAGCAAAGCCAGGCTCCCGCGTTGCGTGGTCCGGCAGAGGCTGCTGCTTTCCTGGAGAAAGAGCAGTCGATGATTGCGGGTCTGCTGGGTAAGTAG
- a CDS encoding tripartite tricarboxylate transporter TctB family protein: protein MTSDKFLGLVFVCLGTAVFFASQRIVSNFPGSGDPGPAMLPTALGAFLALLGLILAFRKRAVLAEGRADAIRGLSSDISEGPNEVVAPPVMWRRVCIGLALLLYIVSFERAGFTVSSFLFVCITMILLDEFSVRQIVRKILVGAGVVLALGYVLNTLLGLSVPGVLIG, encoded by the coding sequence GTGACATCGGACAAATTTCTGGGACTGGTATTCGTCTGTCTTGGGACGGCTGTTTTTTTTGCCTCCCAACGCATTGTCTCAAACTTCCCCGGCTCGGGTGATCCGGGACCGGCGATGCTGCCGACGGCTCTTGGCGCATTTCTCGCCCTGTTGGGGCTGATACTGGCTTTCCGAAAAAGGGCTGTGCTTGCCGAAGGGCGGGCAGATGCCATCAGGGGCCTGTCCAGTGATATCTCCGAGGGGCCAAACGAGGTTGTTGCGCCGCCCGTCATGTGGCGTCGGGTGTGCATCGGGTTGGCGTTGTTACTTTACATTGTGAGCTTTGAGCGCGCAGGTTTTACGGTCTCGTCTTTTCTTTTTGTATGCATAACGATGATCCTGCTTGATGAATTTTCAGTGCGTCAAATCGTGAGGAAAATTCTCGTAGGGGCCGGCGTTGTTCTGGCTCTCGGTTATGTATTGAACACTCTGTTGGGCCTTTCGGTGCCTGGCGTATTGATTGGATAG
- a CDS encoding tripartite tricarboxylate transporter permease: MFELFLGSVVHLLEPQILILMALGVTVGVVFGALPGLSATMALAILLPVTFAMKPDAGIAMLVATYIGGVSGGLVAATLLRIPGTPSSIATTFDGYPLAQKGEAIKALATGMVASAVGGLLGLAVLVAFAPIIARYAIQFGAAEYTSLTIAALMLVVVLSESNLVKGLIAAVLGLSISTIGFAPIGSAQRFSFGSVDLLAGVSIIPFMVGLFAISQLLREFTEPSLRVKSRLNLGGAGIKVSEFIGNIGNMIRSSAIGIGIGVLPGIGGSAANLVAYGAARSASKDPEAFGKGSVEGIYSAESANNASVGGALLPLLTLGIPGDGVTAILIGGFTVHGLQPGPLLFRNEPGIIATIYAAFLLATIALLVLQLATIKMFPRVLLIPRHYLMPVLALLMVVGVYVSQYRLFEVWLMLGFGGVGYVLERYGFPLGPMVLGFVLGTIFETNLRRALMFSKGDWSVFLTRPISGVLLLGAVLLLVYSVTQIVRKRRRETVRPI; encoded by the coding sequence GTGTTTGAATTATTCCTGGGCAGTGTCGTCCATCTTCTAGAGCCGCAAATTCTTATCCTCATGGCGCTCGGTGTCACCGTTGGTGTTGTGTTCGGAGCGTTGCCCGGCCTGAGTGCGACCATGGCGTTGGCCATCCTGTTGCCTGTGACTTTTGCGATGAAGCCGGACGCGGGTATTGCCATGCTTGTGGCGACCTATATCGGTGGGGTATCCGGCGGGCTGGTTGCGGCAACATTGCTGCGTATTCCGGGTACACCTTCATCGATCGCGACGACTTTTGACGGTTATCCGCTGGCGCAAAAGGGTGAAGCCATCAAAGCGCTGGCCACCGGGATGGTCGCCAGTGCTGTGGGCGGCTTGCTGGGCTTGGCTGTTCTGGTGGCGTTCGCACCGATCATTGCCCGCTATGCCATTCAGTTTGGCGCTGCCGAATATACCTCACTAACGATCGCTGCACTGATGCTGGTTGTCGTGTTGTCCGAATCCAATCTGGTGAAGGGATTAATTGCTGCGGTGCTTGGACTTTCGATCTCGACCATTGGTTTTGCGCCCATCGGGTCCGCCCAACGTTTCAGTTTTGGCAGTGTCGACCTCCTGGCAGGTGTCAGTATTATTCCGTTCATGGTTGGCCTTTTTGCGATTTCCCAGCTTCTGCGTGAATTCACCGAACCGAGTTTGCGGGTGAAGTCGCGTCTCAATCTTGGTGGGGCGGGGATCAAGGTATCCGAGTTTATTGGCAATATCGGAAATATGATCCGCTCATCGGCCATTGGTATTGGTATCGGCGTGTTGCCAGGCATTGGCGGATCGGCTGCCAACCTTGTGGCTTATGGTGCGGCCCGTTCCGCGTCAAAAGATCCCGAAGCGTTCGGCAAGGGCAGCGTCGAGGGCATTTACTCGGCGGAAAGCGCAAACAATGCGTCGGTTGGCGGGGCGCTATTGCCTTTGCTGACGCTGGGTATTCCCGGGGATGGCGTCACTGCCATTCTTATCGGGGGGTTCACCGTGCACGGTCTGCAACCCGGACCACTGCTGTTTCGCAACGAGCCGGGCATTATTGCGACAATTTACGCAGCGTTTCTTCTGGCGACGATTGCGCTCCTTGTGTTGCAACTCGCCACGATCAAGATGTTCCCGCGCGTACTGCTGATCCCGCGTCATTACCTTATGCCCGTTCTGGCACTGTTGATGGTGGTGGGCGTTTATGTCTCGCAATACCGGTTGTTTGAGGTTTGGTTGATGCTCGGATTTGGCGGTGTCGGGTATGTGCTTGAACGGTATGGGTTTCCGCTTGGGCCGATGGTCCTCGGCTTTGTGCTGGGCACGATCTTTGAGACCAATCTCCGGCGCGCATTGATGTTCTCCAAGGGCGACTGGAGCGTCTTTCTGACGCGCCCGATATCCGGGGTGCTTTTGCTCGGGGCGGTATTATTGCTGGTTTATAGCGTTACCCAGATCGTGCGAAAGCGACGCCGGGAAACCGTGCGTCCGATTTAA
- a CDS encoding TAXI family TRAP transporter solute-binding subunit, producing the protein MKHALKTFSIAAMMATSAFAADDVKLPDTLTWTSFDVGGTGYNQSIAVGKALQDAYGTSLRVIAVSNDQARIAPVRDGRVPFSLAGSDVFFAFEGVQAYASAEWGPQNLRALNLAGADNCVSLGVAADSGIETPADVKGKRVGWVVSSGSLQANVRAFLAFAGLTTDDVELVELPGYAQAWTAMINDQIDAMTGVTTSGVVEQAAASARGLKWLSFPHEDQEGWDRLREVNPHFSKRVGTLGAGFTGPVECAGVPYPDLITYNADEDLVYNLTKALDAQVDVYSKADAGTVGYAADKQMFDWVVPYDAGAIRYYKEAGVWSDALQTHNDALIERAGVLAEAWKQMDGKSGDGFAEEWMDVRAAALEAAGLPVYFR; encoded by the coding sequence ATGAAGCATGCACTCAAGACTTTCTCAATTGCAGCGATGATGGCTACGTCGGCATTTGCTGCTGATGATGTTAAATTACCCGACACCCTTACCTGGACCAGTTTTGACGTGGGCGGGACGGGCTATAACCAGTCGATCGCGGTCGGCAAGGCCTTGCAGGATGCCTATGGTACATCCTTGCGCGTTATTGCCGTCAGCAATGATCAGGCGCGCATCGCACCTGTTCGCGATGGGCGTGTTCCTTTCTCTCTGGCGGGAAGCGATGTGTTCTTTGCATTCGAGGGTGTTCAAGCCTATGCCAGCGCAGAATGGGGGCCGCAAAATCTGCGTGCTCTTAATCTTGCTGGCGCAGATAACTGTGTCAGTCTCGGCGTGGCTGCGGACTCAGGCATTGAGACACCTGCCGATGTAAAGGGCAAGCGGGTAGGCTGGGTTGTGAGCTCAGGCTCATTGCAGGCGAATGTGCGTGCCTTCCTGGCATTTGCCGGCCTTACGACGGACGACGTTGAACTGGTCGAATTGCCCGGCTATGCCCAGGCATGGACCGCAATGATCAATGATCAGATTGATGCCATGACTGGTGTGACCACCAGTGGTGTTGTTGAGCAGGCCGCTGCGAGTGCCCGTGGTCTCAAATGGCTCTCCTTTCCTCACGAGGACCAGGAAGGCTGGGATCGTTTGCGCGAAGTGAACCCGCATTTTTCCAAACGCGTGGGCACGCTCGGTGCCGGATTTACCGGCCCGGTTGAATGTGCAGGCGTGCCTTATCCTGACCTGATCACCTATAATGCGGACGAGGATTTGGTCTACAACCTCACAAAGGCGCTTGATGCCCAGGTTGATGTGTATTCCAAGGCCGACGCGGGCACTGTCGGATATGCGGCGGACAAGCAGATGTTCGACTGGGTTGTTCCTTATGACGCCGGTGCAATTCGCTATTACAAGGAAGCCGGGGTTTGGTCCGATGCGCTTCAGACACACAACGATGCGTTGATTGAACGGGCCGGTGTTCTTGCAGAAGCCTGGAAACAGATGGATGGCAAGAGCGGTGACGGATTTGCCGAGGAGTGGATGGACGTTCGCGCCGCAGCCCTCGAAGCGGCTGGTCTTCCAGTTTACTTCCGGTAG
- a CDS encoding TRAP transporter permease — MTHTVSSTADGEVLPVRNIGTAARWVTRIATIALIILGINQSFNLSSKFNFSIIENQYLYGILGLAIPMVFLLFPLSEKTAEAKPTVIDWMLAAIAAVCLGYFVYNAYPIVLLGWEMLPPIEAIVMGAILWGLIIEAGRRTGGIVLASIVAFFSLYPLFADKMPGPISAFSSPFQFAAAYHAMSLESILGIPLKAFANLVFGFIIFGAALEHTGAGRFFINLAFALLGHVRGGPAKVAIVSSGLMGSLSGSVVTNVMTTGVMTIPAMRRSGMKGVTAAGIETCASTGGVLMPPVMGAAAFVMAHFLQVPYATIAIAAAVPAFLYFFGLFIQIDARAAREGLKGLPNDELPDLMQTLKEGWHHIFAIVLLVFMLLVLRRESLAPFYATVVLLVINQIASKTNRWGMEHVYSFLDSLARLFATLTATLGAVGMIVGGLSMTGLAGTLVNDLLFIAGNSPYLLLIMGAITSLILGVGMTATACYIFLAIMLAPALVQVGLNPLAVHLFIFYWGMLSFITPPVALGAFAAASIANTPPMRTGFESMKIGSVIYFIPFFFVLDPALILVGEWQNIVISVTLAIFGVFIFASAIQGYVAGIGPIFGQNARGTLFRFPVLAGAVLIALPGEAIPGWSDFHLLLVGLVLIVPTLGIAWMQNRRAQAAIALP, encoded by the coding sequence ATGACGCACACAGTATCTTCAACTGCTGACGGGGAAGTTCTCCCCGTCAGGAACATCGGCACCGCGGCCCGCTGGGTAACGCGGATTGCGACGATTGCGCTGATCATTCTTGGCATCAACCAATCGTTCAATCTCAGTTCCAAGTTCAATTTCTCGATAATCGAGAACCAGTATCTGTACGGGATATTGGGGCTTGCGATACCGATGGTCTTTTTGCTGTTTCCGCTTAGCGAGAAAACAGCAGAGGCAAAACCTACAGTGATCGATTGGATGCTGGCGGCCATTGCTGCTGTGTGTCTTGGCTATTTTGTCTACAACGCCTATCCAATCGTCCTGTTGGGCTGGGAAATGCTCCCCCCGATCGAGGCCATCGTCATGGGCGCGATCTTGTGGGGCCTGATTATAGAAGCTGGCCGACGCACGGGCGGGATCGTTCTTGCCTCTATCGTTGCCTTCTTCTCTTTATATCCGCTGTTCGCGGACAAGATGCCTGGACCGATTTCCGCATTCTCCTCGCCGTTTCAGTTTGCGGCGGCCTATCACGCCATGAGCCTGGAAAGTATTCTGGGTATCCCGCTCAAGGCGTTTGCCAATCTGGTGTTCGGCTTCATCATTTTTGGGGCTGCGCTTGAACATACCGGGGCGGGGCGGTTCTTTATCAATCTCGCCTTTGCGCTTCTTGGTCATGTGCGTGGCGGACCGGCGAAAGTCGCTATTGTTTCCAGCGGGCTGATGGGGTCGCTCAGCGGCTCTGTTGTGACAAACGTCATGACCACCGGGGTGATGACCATTCCCGCGATGCGGCGTTCCGGCATGAAAGGCGTGACTGCTGCGGGGATCGAGACCTGCGCCTCAACCGGCGGGGTGCTGATGCCGCCCGTGATGGGGGCGGCGGCCTTTGTCATGGCGCATTTTCTGCAAGTGCCTTATGCGACCATTGCCATCGCCGCGGCCGTTCCTGCATTCCTTTATTTCTTTGGTCTGTTTATCCAGATCGACGCGCGGGCCGCGCGGGAAGGATTGAAGGGCCTGCCCAATGACGAGTTGCCTGACCTGATGCAAACGCTGAAGGAAGGCTGGCACCATATCTTTGCCATCGTATTGCTGGTGTTCATGCTGCTGGTGCTTCGCCGGGAGTCGCTCGCACCGTTTTATGCGACGGTTGTTCTTCTGGTGATCAACCAGATCGCCTCCAAGACCAATCGCTGGGGCATGGAACATGTGTATTCCTTCCTCGACAGCCTGGCACGCCTTTTTGCCACGCTGACCGCGACGCTTGGTGCCGTCGGCATGATTGTGGGCGGGTTGTCGATGACCGGTCTCGCTGGCACGCTGGTCAATGACCTGTTGTTCATCGCGGGCAATTCGCCTTATCTGCTGCTCATCATGGGGGCGATTACAAGCCTTATCCTGGGTGTGGGGATGACGGCTACAGCGTGCTATATTTTCCTGGCGATCATGCTGGCACCCGCTCTTGTGCAGGTTGGGCTCAATCCCTTGGCTGTGCACTTGTTCATCTTCTACTGGGGGATGCTGAGCTTCATTACACCGCCAGTGGCGCTGGGGGCTTTCGCCGCAGCCAGTATTGCCAATACCCCACCCATGCGTACCGGGTTTGAATCGATGAAGATCGGATCTGTGATCTATTTCATCCCGTTCTTTTTTGTTCTCGATCCGGCACTCATCCTGGTCGGGGAGTGGCAGAATATCGTGATATCCGTGACGCTAGCGATTTTCGGGGTGTTTATTTTCGCCAGCGCCATTCAGGGATATGTGGCAGGTATCGGCCCGATTTTCGGTCAGAATGCCAGAGGAACCCTTTTCCGGTTTCCGGTTCTTGCCGGGGCGGTGCTTATTGCCTTGCCGGGTGAGGCTATTCCGGGATGGAGCGATTTCCATCTCCTGCTGGTCGGCCTTGTATTGATTGTGCCCACGCTGGGAATTGCATGGATGCAAAACCGGCGTGCGCAGGCCGCCATCGCTCTCCCGTGA
- a CDS encoding amidohydrolase: MIRRQISVQITRGGNILIRRPCPPPCPEPSRPNLALPANACDSHCHIMGPAALFPYSAQRAYDPPEAPIEKLLALHRHLGISRGVIVQASCHGFDNSAMIDALKTYPDRLRGVALLPPDCTIEQIEELHAVGVRGVRFNFMSRIQKAPSLEAINGILERIAPFGWHAVLHFDPEQIPQLKNWIADLPLPHVIDHMGRLNGSDYGGKYFDEFCTMLQGKSTWMKISGAERGSETGPPFADMIPIARKFVEIAPDRTLWGIDWPHPVLTRPMPDDGHLVDLLGEMVPDETTRKAILVDNPARLYGF, translated from the coding sequence ATGATCCGGCGGCAAATATCTGTTCAGATCACAAGAGGAGGAAATATTTTGATCAGGAGACCGTGCCCACCGCCATGTCCGGAACCCAGCCGGCCAAATTTGGCCCTGCCTGCAAACGCATGCGACAGCCATTGTCATATAATGGGGCCTGCAGCGCTTTTCCCCTACAGCGCGCAACGGGCCTACGACCCGCCCGAGGCGCCTATAGAAAAGCTGTTGGCCCTGCACCGGCACCTGGGCATTTCCCGCGGGGTGATCGTGCAGGCCAGTTGTCACGGCTTCGACAACAGCGCCATGATTGATGCGCTCAAAACCTATCCTGACAGGCTAAGGGGTGTCGCACTCCTCCCGCCCGACTGTACTATTGAGCAGATTGAAGAGCTTCATGCTGTAGGCGTGCGTGGCGTACGTTTCAATTTCATGTCCCGCATCCAGAAAGCCCCGTCACTTGAGGCAATCAATGGCATACTGGAACGGATAGCCCCTTTCGGCTGGCATGCCGTCCTGCATTTTGATCCTGAACAAATTCCCCAACTCAAAAATTGGATCGCCGACCTGCCCTTGCCCCACGTGATCGATCACATGGGCCGTCTCAATGGCAGTGACTATGGCGGCAAATATTTTGACGAGTTTTGCACGATGCTGCAGGGCAAGAGCACGTGGATGAAAATATCCGGTGCCGAGCGCGGCTCAGAAACCGGCCCGCCTTTTGCTGACATGATCCCGATCGCCCGCAAATTCGTCGAAATCGCCCCCGATAGGACCTTGTGGGGCATAGATTGGCCGCATCCTGTTTTGACGCGGCCAATGCCTGATGATGGTCATCTGGTCGACCTGTTGGGCGAAATGGTGCCCGACGAGACAACCCGAAAGGCAATTCTCGTCGACAACCCTGCCCGCCTTTACGGGTTTTAG
- a CDS encoding nuclear transport factor 2 family protein: protein MPSTSETRLAAMLDREEICDLVRKERFARDQGHWEIMAACFHPDAHIRTSWFNGNGVDYIPATQEMLKRVPGSKHWVFPGLVQVNGDKALVESPGLIFNRIELEGVEVDYQIFCRYQSRVERRDDVWRLLTFEVIFERDVMRALDPSKDLPIDWNLLAKYRPTYRFLAYLQDRRGFDLSHELLGDDRPEALRRFHEGESSWLYGAG from the coding sequence ATGCCGTCCACGTCCGAGACCCGTCTTGCCGCAATGCTTGACCGCGAGGAGATTTGTGATCTGGTGCGCAAGGAACGTTTTGCGCGCGATCAGGGGCATTGGGAGATCATGGCGGCGTGTTTCCACCCCGATGCCCATATTCGCACCAGCTGGTTCAATGGCAATGGCGTGGATTACATTCCCGCGACCCAGGAAATGCTCAAAAGAGTACCCGGCAGTAAACACTGGGTCTTTCCAGGGTTGGTGCAGGTGAATGGTGACAAGGCGCTTGTTGAAAGCCCCGGCCTGATTTTCAATCGTATTGAACTTGAGGGCGTGGAGGTCGATTATCAGATCTTCTGCCGGTATCAGTCCCGTGTCGAACGCCGCGATGATGTCTGGCGGCTGCTTACTTTCGAGGTGATTTTTGAGCGTGATGTCATGCGTGCGCTCGACCCATCAAAAGACTTGCCTATCGATTGGAATCTTTTGGCCAAATACCGGCCTACCTATCGCTTTCTTGCCTATCTGCAGGACAGAAGAGGGTTTGATCTGAGCCACGAATTACTGGGAGACGACCGGCCTGAGGCGTTGAGGAGATTTCACGAGGGTGAGAGCAGCTGGCTCTACGGCGCTGGTTAG